One part of the Deinococcus sp. NW-56 genome encodes these proteins:
- a CDS encoding SDR family oxidoreductase — translation MTTGSVLVVGATGNLGGKVVRELLGRDKRVRALVRQGSDATKLTQQGVEVVRGDLTQPASLGPALDGVDALVTTAAGYVRRRRGDTLRSVDDQGNRHLIEAASHARLGRFVFTSVLAADQARGVPHFYQKYLIEQALEASGLPFVALRPGGFIDTGLNPAQIRRGLLTAVGNPETPQTAVLTDDVARVLALAVDEPRAVGQRIDLGTDRPASFAETARVLSRLLEREVKVRRLPLGVAHLLLSTMNVFKPGLRDYVPMFEFIATGRFVADTSRQLELFGPVPSLEEALTQWLSEVGLRPIQTVRLSSLP, via the coding sequence GTGACGACGGGTTCTGTTCTGGTCGTGGGTGCCACGGGGAACCTCGGCGGCAAGGTGGTGCGGGAACTGCTCGGACGGGACAAGCGCGTGCGGGCACTCGTTCGCCAGGGCTCGGATGCCACGAAGCTCACTCAGCAGGGTGTGGAGGTGGTGCGTGGTGATCTGACCCAGCCCGCCTCCCTCGGTCCCGCACTCGACGGCGTGGACGCCCTCGTGACCACGGCCGCCGGGTATGTCCGGCGGCGGCGCGGCGACACCTTGCGGAGCGTGGACGACCAGGGCAACCGGCACCTGATTGAGGCGGCCAGCCATGCCCGGCTGGGCCGTTTCGTGTTCACCAGTGTCCTCGCTGCCGATCAGGCCAGGGGGGTGCCGCACTTTTACCAGAAGTACCTGATTGAGCAGGCACTGGAAGCGAGTGGCCTCCCCTTCGTGGCGTTGCGACCGGGAGGGTTTATTGACACGGGCTTGAATCCAGCGCAGATTCGGCGGGGCCTTCTGACGGCCGTGGGCAATCCGGAGACACCGCAGACCGCCGTGCTCACTGACGACGTGGCCCGCGTCCTCGCGCTGGCGGTGGACGAGCCGCGCGCGGTGGGGCAGCGTATCGACCTGGGCACGGATCGTCCCGCCTCGTTCGCCGAGACGGCCCGCGTTCTGTCGCGGCTGCTGGAACGTGAGGTGAAGGTACGAAGACTCCCTCTGGGCGTCGCGCACCTGTTGCTCTCCACGATGAATGTGTTCAAGCCGGGCCTACGCGACTACGTCCCGATGTTTGAATTTATCGCCACGGGTCGGTTTGTGGCGGACACGTCGCGCCAACTTGAGTTGTTTGGGCCGGTGCCCTCGCTGGAAGAGGCGCTGACACAATGGCTGAGCGAGGTCGGTCTTCGCCCGATCCAGACCGTCCGCTTATCCAGTTTACCTTGA
- a CDS encoding DUF6069 family protein, translating to MTSLHSASPQTRIHARQLLTRAALTAMLAVLLNGTLYAATAARGVFPPDVIIPAAGRPMSFPPVMLASVLGVIGATLTLALLARLTRHPIRNFRVLGGVILLASFVTPFSIPNIPIPMLLTLDAMHVIVAVLCLTLLPGRAKEA from the coding sequence ATGACCTCGCTGCACTCGGCCTCCCCACAAACGCGTATTCATGCGCGACAGCTCCTCACGCGCGCGGCCCTGACGGCCATGCTCGCGGTCCTCCTCAACGGGACTTTATATGCCGCGACGGCTGCAAGAGGTGTCTTCCCACCCGACGTGATCATTCCCGCGGCCGGCCGGCCCATGTCCTTTCCACCCGTGATGCTGGCCTCGGTGCTCGGCGTGATCGGGGCGACGCTCACCCTCGCGCTGCTCGCGCGCCTGACCCGTCACCCCATCCGGAACTTCCGCGTGCTCGGCGGCGTCATCCTGCTCGCGTCGTTCGTCACACCGTTCTCCATTCCGAACATCCCCATCCCCATGCTCCTCACGCTCGACGCAATGCACGTCATCGTCGCCGTTCTGTGCCTCACCCTTCTGCCAGGCCGGGCGAAGGAGGCCTGA
- a CDS encoding NAD-dependent epimerase/dehydratase family protein, translated as MKVFLTGATGYIGSVVAERLLEHGHEVLGLARSDQAAAHLHARGVEPLSGDLADAGRLIEGATRADAVIHLAQSRFDPGGDFAAQMQQMGQQATRAMGAFLRALSGSGKTLMLTGGTGAYGDTGDSIVDEDTPLPESPMTAALAENERRVLTAAGVRGMAVRPAIVYGRGGGPLTLQLSMARQFGGVMFTGDGENALSFVHVDDVADLYVRLLERGEAGMVLNAVAEPWVTQGDVLRAVSEAAGFGGVIQPMPEEMARGLAYGGGGLFARNMRVSARKARAFGWTPRRPSVLDDLRHGSYAQQGNPA; from the coding sequence ATGAAGGTCTTTCTGACTGGCGCCACTGGCTACATCGGCAGCGTCGTCGCCGAACGGCTGCTCGAGCATGGCCACGAGGTGCTCGGCCTCGCGCGTTCAGATCAGGCGGCGGCCCACTTGCACGCGAGGGGCGTTGAACCGCTGTCCGGCGACCTCGCCGATGCAGGCCGCCTGATCGAGGGCGCCACACGCGCCGACGCGGTGATCCACCTCGCCCAGAGCCGCTTCGATCCAGGAGGCGACTTCGCTGCCCAGATGCAGCAGATGGGCCAACAGGCCACCCGGGCCATGGGGGCCTTCCTAAGGGCGCTCTCCGGCAGCGGCAAGACCCTGATGCTCACCGGCGGCACAGGCGCTTACGGCGACACAGGAGACAGCATCGTGGACGAGGACACACCGCTTCCGGAGAGTCCCATGACGGCCGCTCTCGCCGAGAACGAGCGGCGCGTCCTGACGGCCGCGGGCGTGCGCGGCATGGCGGTGCGACCGGCCATCGTGTACGGTCGTGGCGGCGGTCCCCTCACCCTGCAACTGAGCATGGCCCGCCAATTCGGCGGCGTGATGTTCACGGGGGACGGCGAGAATGCCCTCTCGTTCGTGCATGTGGACGACGTCGCCGACTTGTACGTCCGCCTGCTGGAACGCGGCGAGGCGGGGATGGTGCTCAACGCCGTGGCCGAGCCCTGGGTGACGCAGGGGGACGTGTTGCGGGCGGTGAGCGAAGCGGCGGGCTTCGGCGGTGTCATTCAGCCCATGCCCGAGGAGATGGCGCGTGGCCTCGCCTACGGCGGGGGAGGCCTGTTCGCCCGCAACATGCGTGTTTCCGCCCGAAAAGCCCGTGCCTTTGGCTGGACGCCCCGCCGCCCCTCCGTGCTCGACGACCTGCGGCACGGTTCGTACGCCCAACAGGGGAACCCCGCATGA
- a CDS encoding MarR family winged helix-turn-helix transcriptional regulator → MFSPKHKGEDERGQEHALALLAWSRLVRVAQKVSRLGAERLRERGLTPVQFDVLRRIASRPDQPQQDLVERLDVTRGNVSQLLSKLEADGLILRVPQGGANLLRLTDRGQEMVALLLPDHDRFIRERFAALSTEEVQHLLFLLEKLDRDVS, encoded by the coding sequence GTGTTTAGTCCTAAACACAAGGGCGAGGACGAACGTGGGCAAGAACATGCGTTGGCGCTGCTCGCGTGGTCTCGCCTGGTTCGCGTCGCCCAGAAGGTCAGCCGGCTGGGCGCCGAGCGGCTGCGGGAACGTGGACTGACCCCGGTGCAGTTCGACGTGTTGCGCCGCATTGCGTCCCGTCCCGATCAACCGCAGCAGGACCTGGTAGAGCGCCTCGACGTGACCCGTGGCAACGTGTCTCAACTCCTCAGCAAGCTTGAAGCCGACGGGCTGATCCTGCGCGTGCCGCAAGGAGGCGCGAACTTGCTACGCCTCACCGACCGGGGCCAGGAGATGGTGGCCCTACTCCTTCCCGACCACGACCGATTTATCCGTGAGCGTTTCGCCGCCCTGTCCACAGAGGAGGTCCAGCACCTGTTGTTCCTGCTCGAAAAGCTCGACCGCGACGTGAGCTGA
- a CDS encoding site-specific integrase produces MTLDLYRHGPLAPSRAWVSLAPEERRRRAVAAVAEQDVGTLLDLLEAHHVRTHGHVSQETLRKYRLGARVWLDYTQSHAVKVLHPDPEHADLWVRGLEASGKSPASVGVLLAGARALYAALRWAKATTDHPFTDVKPRKDKRRPWDKRQPYPEGDVGRLLAVAPIEMRVLLRLGGVAGLRASEITSLKWGDLDLDGGSLTVRNGKGGKTRRVLLSSSLMADLRELGPQHDEVAVIGRTPEAARGRLRTLCQREGIPYLGLHALRHTAGTRLVRAGFQLQDVAEHLGHSDVQTARTYGKWADDRLKEHMRGS; encoded by the coding sequence ATGACGCTCGACCTCTACCGGCACGGACCGCTTGCGCCGTCCCGGGCCTGGGTGTCGCTCGCTCCCGAGGAGCGGCGGCGACGGGCAGTCGCGGCGGTCGCGGAGCAGGACGTGGGGACACTGCTCGACCTGTTGGAAGCCCATCACGTCCGTACCCACGGCCATGTGAGCCAAGAGACGCTGCGCAAGTACCGGCTCGGCGCCCGAGTCTGGCTGGACTACACCCAAAGTCATGCGGTGAAGGTGCTGCACCCGGACCCCGAGCACGCGGACCTGTGGGTACGTGGGCTGGAGGCCAGCGGGAAGTCGCCCGCTTCCGTCGGCGTGTTGCTCGCCGGGGCACGGGCGCTCTATGCGGCCCTGCGCTGGGCAAAGGCCACCACAGACCACCCCTTCACCGACGTCAAACCACGTAAGGACAAACGGCGGCCCTGGGATAAAAGACAGCCCTACCCGGAAGGGGATGTGGGCAGGCTCCTCGCTGTGGCACCGATTGAGATGCGGGTACTGCTGAGACTCGGGGGCGTCGCCGGGCTCCGCGCTTCGGAGATCACGTCCCTGAAGTGGGGCGACCTGGACCTTGACGGCGGGTCCCTCACCGTGCGGAACGGCAAGGGCGGGAAGACCCGGCGCGTCCTGCTGTCGTCCTCATTGATGGCGGACCTGCGAGAGCTGGGGCCGCAACACGACGAGGTGGCGGTGATTGGGCGAACCCCGGAGGCGGCACGGGGGAGGCTGCGAACCCTCTGCCAGCGGGAAGGCATTCCCTACCTGGGCCTACATGCGCTGCGGCACACCGCGGGAACGCGGCTGGTGCGGGCGGGCTTCCAGCTCCAGGATGTGGCCGAGCACCTGGGACACAGTGACGTGCAGACCGCCCGCACCTACGGCAAGTGGGCGGATGATCGACTCAAAGAGCACATGAGGGGAAGTTGA
- a CDS encoding nucleotidyl transferase AbiEii/AbiGii toxin family protein, protein MSNAENLRRLAETVRQLGPLAEQMVFVGGSTTALFMTDAAAADVRETVDIDAIVETTRLGYARLTEALNQQGFTEDTSEGAPICRFRSGDLVLDVMPTDEQVLGFSNPWYLPAIRHAEWVSLPGEGRIRVITAPYFLATKLVAFAGRGQGDYGMSHDISDIVAVLDGRPELVADIAGSDLAVKSFLAQSAQDLLTQPAFLETLSYHLLPDAASQARETLILRRLSEIAGLMDDEA, encoded by the coding sequence GTGAGCAACGCAGAGAACCTGCGGCGTTTGGCCGAAACGGTCCGGCAGCTCGGACCCCTTGCCGAACAGATGGTCTTCGTCGGGGGAAGCACGACCGCCCTGTTCATGACCGACGCCGCCGCGGCCGACGTCCGCGAAACCGTCGATATCGACGCCATCGTCGAGACGACCAGACTCGGCTACGCTCGCCTCACCGAGGCCCTGAACCAACAGGGGTTCACAGAGGACACCAGCGAGGGCGCCCCCATCTGCCGCTTTCGGAGCGGCGATCTCGTCCTGGACGTGATGCCGACCGACGAACAGGTCTTGGGGTTCAGCAACCCCTGGTACCTCCCAGCCATCCGGCATGCCGAGTGGGTGAGTCTGCCGGGCGAAGGGCGCATTCGGGTCATCACCGCGCCCTACTTCCTGGCTACCAAGCTGGTGGCCTTTGCGGGGCGCGGCCAGGGTGACTATGGGATGAGTCATGACATCAGCGACATTGTGGCCGTGCTCGACGGCCGGCCCGAACTGGTCGCTGACATCGCTGGGAGTGACCTTGCGGTCAAATCCTTCCTGGCTCAGTCTGCCCAAGACCTGCTCACTCAACCTGCTTTCCTTGAAACCCTCTCCTACCATTTGCTGCCGGACGCCGCCAGTCAGGCTCGCGAGACACTTATCCTTCGACGTCTCAGTGAGATCGCCGGGCTGATGGACGACGAGGCGTAA
- a CDS encoding HNH endonuclease — translation MGRALEPGEVVHHINGDKQDARPENLAVLRVGEHSWVEWLIRRWRRGQPLLLSDAIPENLKTCFPDSVFT, via the coding sequence TTGGGCCGAGCGCTGGAACCAGGCGAGGTCGTCCACCACATCAATGGTGACAAGCAGGACGCACGCCCAGAGAACCTAGCGGTCCTTCGCGTGGGTGAACATTCCTGGGTGGAGTGGTTGATTCGCCGCTGGCGCCGAGGCCAACCGCTTCTCCTATCTGACGCAATACCGGAAAACCTGAAAACCTGTTTTCCCGATAGTGTGTTTACCTGA
- a CDS encoding ParA family protein, giving the protein MFRIAIANDKGGVGKTTTAVMLATLLADKGPTLLIDADEKTASATEWAAAGPGLACTVIPVEDLDATDLSPYTYLVFDTKAGEDAGDLLELSQAVDLLIVPTKPDALSLRALPKTLAPLIERGIKNYRVLITDVPPSPSTDGHEARAALMDLGVPVFSRDIRRASAFNKAALAGTRVRDVKGDQRAKLAHMDYELVLREVLA; this is encoded by the coding sequence ATGTTCAGAATCGCCATTGCGAATGACAAGGGCGGAGTCGGGAAGACCACGACCGCCGTCATGCTGGCCACCTTGCTGGCTGACAAGGGGCCGACCCTTCTGATTGACGCTGACGAAAAGACAGCGAGTGCCACGGAGTGGGCGGCCGCTGGCCCAGGTCTGGCCTGCACCGTGATTCCTGTGGAGGATCTAGACGCCACGGACCTCAGCCCTTACACCTATCTGGTGTTCGACACGAAAGCTGGGGAAGATGCTGGGGATCTGTTGGAACTCTCGCAAGCGGTCGACCTGTTGATCGTTCCCACCAAGCCGGATGCTTTGAGCCTCCGAGCCCTCCCCAAAACCCTGGCGCCGCTGATCGAGCGTGGCATCAAGAATTACCGGGTGCTGATAACGGACGTGCCACCATCCCCCAGCACCGATGGGCATGAGGCGCGTGCCGCCTTGATGGACCTCGGTGTGCCCGTGTTCAGCCGGGACATTCGCCGGGCCAGCGCCTTTAACAAGGCCGCGCTCGCGGGCACCCGTGTTCGTGACGTAAAAGGCGACCAGCGAGCGAAACTCGCGCATATGGACTACGAACTGGTTCTCCGGGAGGTCCTGGCATGA